One Thermicanus aegyptius DSM 12793 DNA segment encodes these proteins:
- the glnA gene encoding type I glutamate--ammonia ligase produces MTVDELLKLIQEKGIRFVDFRIVDLLGRQHHVTVPAEQVGEETFVRGVAFDGSSITGYKGIEESDMVMMPDPDSAFVDPFIQVPTVSILCDIYNPDGTPYSRDPRVIAKRAEAYLKETGLATEAFFGPEAEFFVFDDVRFESNQRGSYYFIDSEEAFWNTGATGGNLGYKIGYKKGYFPVSPSDTQTDLRNEMVMLLEACGVPVERHHHEVATAGQGEINFRFNTLTKTADNLLLYKYIVRNVAKKYGKTATFMPKPIVGDNGNGMHTHQSLFAGDTPVFYEKGNYANLSDTAFYYIGGLLTHAHSVIAFTNPSTNSYKRLVPGFEAPVNLVFSKANRSAAVRVPIAAVSPKATRIEFRTPDASSNPYLAFAAMLMAGLDGIKKKIDARQEGFGPVDKNIYELSPVEKNEIKSVPGSLSEALDALRQSHEFLLEGGVFNKDVIDTWLELKEAEAKLVATTTHPKEYELYYDL; encoded by the coding sequence ATGACGGTTGATGAGCTTTTGAAATTAATTCAGGAGAAGGGGATACGTTTTGTTGACTTCCGCATCGTTGATTTGCTCGGTAGGCAGCATCATGTGACCGTTCCGGCGGAGCAGGTTGGGGAAGAGACTTTTGTCAGAGGGGTAGCCTTTGACGGTTCCAGCATTACGGGATATAAGGGGATTGAAGAGTCGGATATGGTGATGATGCCCGATCCCGACTCCGCATTTGTAGATCCTTTCATCCAGGTGCCCACCGTAAGTATTCTTTGCGACATTTACAATCCGGACGGCACACCTTATTCACGGGATCCCCGGGTGATTGCCAAACGCGCAGAAGCCTATTTGAAGGAGACGGGGCTGGCCACGGAAGCCTTCTTCGGGCCCGAGGCCGAATTCTTCGTATTCGATGATGTTCGCTTTGAATCCAACCAACGGGGTTCCTACTACTTCATTGACTCGGAGGAGGCGTTCTGGAATACCGGAGCGACGGGAGGAAATTTGGGGTATAAGATCGGCTATAAAAAAGGATATTTCCCCGTCTCCCCCAGCGACACCCAGACCGATCTCCGGAATGAAATGGTGATGCTTCTGGAAGCCTGCGGAGTGCCGGTGGAGCGACATCACCATGAGGTGGCCACAGCCGGGCAAGGGGAAATTAATTTTCGCTTCAATACCTTGACAAAAACGGCAGACAACCTTCTCCTCTATAAATATATCGTCCGCAATGTCGCGAAGAAATATGGAAAAACGGCCACCTTTATGCCGAAACCGATCGTGGGAGATAACGGCAACGGCATGCATACCCACCAGAGCCTCTTTGCCGGAGATACCCCGGTCTTTTATGAAAAAGGAAATTATGCGAATTTAAGCGATACGGCATTCTATTATATTGGAGGCTTGCTCACCCATGCCCATTCGGTGATTGCCTTCACCAATCCCAGTACGAACTCTTATAAGCGTCTTGTCCCCGGGTTTGAGGCTCCCGTAAATCTGGTCTTCTCCAAGGCGAATCGCTCAGCGGCGGTGCGGGTTCCCATCGCTGCCGTCTCGCCCAAGGCGACACGGATTGAGTTTCGGACACCGGATGCCTCCTCCAACCCGTATCTGGCCTTCGCCGCCATGCTGATGGCGGGGCTGGACGGCATCAAGAAAAAGATTGATGCTCGGCAAGAAGGTTTTGGGCCGGTGGATAAGAACATCTATGAACTTAGCCCCGTAGAGAAGAATGAGATTAAGAGCGTCCCCGGAAGCTTAAGTGAAGCATTGGACGCACTGCGACAATCCCATGAATTCCTCCTTGAAGGCGGGGTCTTTAACAAAGATGTGATCGATACTTGGCTGGAGCTGAAAGAGGCGGAGGCGAAGTTGGTCGCAACCACCACCCATCCGAAGGAATATGAATTGTATTATGATCTGTAA
- a CDS encoding response regulator: MEKIRILIVDDHEMVRMGLSVYLSLEEGFEVIGEAQNGEEAVRLAEKLTPDVVLMDLIMPVLDGVKATKRIKERLPRTAVIVLTSYVQDEQIMAAIEAGAISYLLKTAKAHEIAAAIRSAVQGESRLDPSVATALTANMRKKQERLPHEELTDRELEVLRLLGEAKTNQEIADELYIGVKTVKTHVSNILMKLGLEDRTQAAIYAVKHGLVRN; encoded by the coding sequence ATGGAGAAAATCCGCATCCTCATCGTGGATGATCATGAGATGGTTCGCATGGGGTTATCGGTATACCTTTCTTTGGAAGAAGGATTTGAGGTGATCGGCGAAGCCCAGAATGGGGAAGAGGCCGTGAGATTGGCGGAAAAACTTACACCCGACGTGGTGCTGATGGATCTTATCATGCCGGTCTTGGACGGGGTAAAGGCGACGAAACGGATTAAAGAGCGCCTTCCCCGGACAGCCGTCATTGTCCTTACCAGTTACGTTCAGGATGAACAGATCATGGCCGCCATCGAAGCAGGGGCCATCAGTTATCTTTTAAAGACAGCGAAGGCACACGAAATCGCAGCGGCGATCCGCTCCGCCGTTCAGGGGGAATCCCGCCTCGACCCCTCCGTCGCCACGGCTCTTACGGCCAATATGCGAAAGAAGCAAGAACGTCTTCCCCATGAAGAACTGACCGACAGGGAGCTTGAGGTTCTCCGCCTTCTGGGAGAGGCGAAGACGAATCAGGAGATTGCCGACGAACTTTATATCGGCGTGAAGACGGTGAAAACCCACGTAAGCAATATCCTGATGAAATTGGGCCTGGAGGACCGGACCCAAGCCGCCATCTATGCGGTGAAACATGGATTGGTGAGAAATTAG
- a CDS encoding HAMP domain-containing sensor histidine kinase yields MELERRFHSILWNAVRVFLYATVGSSLLFIAFLIFFMTGGLFLFQEGSVIYQLLVLLKGEGSLWLLFFLFLLSLLSSLVVGVVSGLASGRKLKQDLESFSWATEKYARGDLDYRIPINGNDEFAELARQFNKMAERFEGQVGSLQKLVEENAELLGQSKQVAVHEERQRLARELHDSISQQLFAIMMQLAALRLMIEKDPAQAKERFHIVEEMAAAAQAEMRALLLHLRPVALKGKKLTEALQALLDELKEKHPIQYEWTMDTIDPLPKGLEEHLFRIVQEGISNAVRHSHAQKIELHLLKQRSALILRIKDDGVGFRYDERKVTSSMGLGTIRERVGEMGGVVELTSTPGKGTILEIRIPIVYKGEEADGENPHPHRG; encoded by the coding sequence ATGGAGTTGGAGCGTCGGTTTCACAGCATCCTGTGGAATGCGGTCCGGGTATTTCTTTACGCAACCGTGGGAAGCAGCCTTCTCTTTATAGCCTTCCTCATCTTTTTCATGACAGGCGGTCTATTTCTCTTTCAAGAAGGGAGCGTCATCTATCAGCTTCTTGTTTTGCTCAAGGGAGAAGGCTCCCTTTGGCTTCTCTTCTTTCTTTTCCTTCTCTCCCTTCTTTCTTCACTCGTCGTGGGTGTGGTAAGCGGTCTTGCTTCAGGGAGAAAGCTAAAACAGGATCTGGAGTCTTTTTCATGGGCGACGGAGAAATATGCCCGTGGAGATCTCGATTACCGGATTCCCATCAACGGGAATGATGAGTTTGCCGAGTTGGCCCGGCAATTTAATAAAATGGCGGAGCGATTTGAGGGGCAGGTGGGTTCCCTGCAAAAGTTGGTGGAGGAGAATGCGGAACTGTTGGGGCAGTCGAAACAGGTGGCGGTTCATGAAGAGAGGCAGCGGCTCGCCCGGGAATTGCACGACTCGATCAGTCAGCAATTATTCGCCATCATGATGCAGCTCGCAGCCTTACGGCTTATGATCGAAAAAGATCCGGCCCAAGCGAAGGAACGTTTCCACATCGTAGAAGAGATGGCCGCAGCCGCCCAAGCCGAAATGAGGGCACTCCTGCTTCACCTTCGGCCGGTTGCCTTAAAGGGCAAGAAGTTAACCGAGGCTTTACAGGCGCTCCTCGATGAACTGAAAGAAAAGCATCCGATCCAATACGAATGGACCATGGATACGATCGATCCCTTGCCGAAGGGATTAGAAGAGCATCTCTTCCGGATCGTTCAGGAAGGGATCTCCAATGCGGTTCGCCACAGCCATGCCCAAAAAATAGAACTTCATCTCCTTAAGCAACGTTCCGCTTTGATCCTGCGTATTAAAGATGATGGCGTCGGATTCCGGTATGATGAGAGGAAAGTGACCTCCTCCATGGGGCTGGGAACGATAAGGGAAAGGGTAGGGGAGATGGGGGGGGTGGTGGAACTTACCAGTACACCGGGAAAAGGCACCATCTTGGAGATACGCATCCCAATCGTCTATAAGGGGGAAGAAGCAGATGGAGAAAATCCGCATCCTCATCGTGGATGA
- the liaF gene encoding cell wall-active antibiotics response protein LiaF: MRPTGFFWRYFFSILLIGIGIGLILDNFNLIHIDLRDLFMKFWPAIILLFGVKLIADALLWKRHAGGWLGSLFFGFIIAVIGWNLLAERIGLYEIVWSNLWGLIWPLFLIFIGFRLLIRPSSPEGKRGIHIEVKHHSNEKEFGREKEDLHTRERDQEEKEDKGFSRLKGLFESEGFYTEGKEKKKKYYKSALIGDIGLGKELFELEDMHLWNGIGDVNIDFSKAKIGEGETEVEIRGWVGDVKLYIPRELPVSIWAHLGVGDYRIFDDYDNGTGRHYVYQSPNYEEAPKRLRLLIDLKIGGIRILDV, translated from the coding sequence ATGAGACCGACCGGGTTTTTTTGGAGATATTTTTTCAGTATACTCCTCATCGGAATCGGAATAGGACTGATCTTAGATAATTTTAACCTGATTCATATCGATCTGCGAGACCTCTTCATGAAATTTTGGCCCGCCATCATCCTTCTTTTCGGGGTGAAATTGATCGCCGATGCCCTGCTGTGGAAGCGGCATGCAGGCGGTTGGCTGGGTTCCCTCTTTTTCGGCTTCATCATCGCCGTGATCGGCTGGAATCTCTTAGCGGAACGGATCGGCCTCTATGAGATCGTGTGGTCCAATCTATGGGGGCTCATCTGGCCTCTCTTTCTTATTTTTATCGGGTTCCGCCTTCTCATCCGTCCTTCATCTCCCGAGGGAAAAAGGGGAATTCACATAGAAGTGAAACATCATTCCAATGAAAAGGAGTTTGGGAGAGAGAAAGAGGATCTGCACACTAGAGAGCGAGATCAAGAGGAGAAGGAGGATAAAGGCTTCTCCCGTCTTAAGGGGCTCTTTGAAAGTGAAGGCTTTTACACCGAAGGGAAAGAAAAGAAAAAAAAATATTATAAAAGTGCGCTGATCGGAGACATCGGCCTGGGGAAAGAACTGTTTGAACTGGAGGATATGCATCTTTGGAACGGCATCGGGGATGTGAACATCGATTTCTCCAAAGCAAAAATCGGCGAAGGAGAGACGGAGGTCGAGATCCGGGGCTGGGTGGGAGATGTGAAGCTCTATATCCCCCGTGAACTGCCGGTATCGATTTGGGCTCATCTGGGTGTGGGCGATTACCGGATCTTTGATGATTACGACAATGGCACAGGCAGGCATTATGTCTACCAAAGCCCGAATTATGAAGAAGCGCCGAAACGTTTACGCCTTCTGATCGACTTAAAAATCGGCGGAATCCGCATCCTCGATGTGTAG
- a CDS encoding carbon-nitrogen family hydrolase, translating into MRSFKVAILQTDVALGDPEANIHHMEKLLDEISGKEVDLILMPEMWTTGYALSRIRELADDEGKRTKNFLSSYAKKIGAFIAGGSIAERRGERIYNTSYVFDAEGKQVGEYRKIHLFRLMEEEKFLSPGERLTTFPFMGERMGLAICYDLRFPELFRQLALAGAKAILLPAEWPHPRLHHWRTLLAARAIENQMFIIAANRTGRDERNFFFGHSLVLSPWGEVVAEGGEGEEILYATIRLDEVEKIRREIPVFEDRRPDLYTSFSPS; encoded by the coding sequence ATGAGAAGTTTTAAAGTGGCAATCCTTCAGACCGATGTGGCCCTCGGGGATCCGGAGGCCAATATTCACCACATGGAAAAATTATTGGATGAAATCTCAGGCAAGGAGGTAGATCTTATCCTCATGCCGGAGATGTGGACGACGGGATATGCTCTCTCCCGCATCCGAGAGCTGGCCGACGACGAAGGGAAGAGGACGAAGAATTTCCTCTCTTCCTATGCGAAAAAAATAGGAGCCTTCATCGCCGGAGGATCGATCGCCGAAAGGAGGGGAGAGAGGATTTATAATACCTCCTATGTATTTGACGCAGAGGGTAAGCAGGTGGGGGAATATCGAAAGATCCACCTCTTTCGTCTCATGGAGGAGGAGAAATTCCTCTCCCCGGGAGAGAGACTCACCACCTTCCCCTTTATGGGGGAACGAATGGGGCTTGCCATCTGCTACGATCTCCGCTTTCCTGAACTCTTCCGTCAGCTGGCTCTGGCTGGAGCAAAAGCGATCCTCCTGCCTGCGGAATGGCCCCATCCCCGCCTTCATCATTGGCGCACTCTCCTTGCCGCCCGTGCGATTGAAAATCAGATGTTCATCATTGCCGCCAATCGAACGGGGAGGGATGAGAGAAACTTTTTTTTCGGCCACTCCCTTGTCTTGTCACCCTGGGGCGAAGTGGTGGCCGAAGGAGGCGAAGGGGAGGAAATTCTTTATGCGACCATCCGATTGGATGAAGTGGAGAAGATTAGGCGGGAGATTCCTGTCTTTGAGGATCGGAGGCCTGACCTTTACACCTCTTTTTCTCCGTCTTAA
- a CDS encoding pyridoxal phosphate-dependent aminotransferase, giving the protein MSIQPSRLMQRLPEQFFAQLTAKAKKFMDEGYDVINLGQGNPDLPTPPHIVESLREAALNPKHHRYPPFRGLPELKEAVAFYYESRHGVQINPEREVAILFGAKTGLVEISPIFLNPGDIALVPDPGYPDYWSGIAMAGGTIYPLPLEEKNGFLPDFSTIPTEILERTKLLFLNYPNNPTGAVAPLSLYEEAIRLAKEYEFLVLSDFAYGEIAFDGHKPISFLQVPGAKEVGIEFYTLSKTYNMAGWRVGFALGNPAVVRLIEEFQDHLYVSLFGAVQEAAVTALTSSQACVEDLRSIYQSRRDLLFDSLKEMGWQAPLTQGTFFAWIPVPKGFTSLSFADYLLERAHLVAAPGIGFGSHGEGYVRVGLLTPEERLLEAIERMKRLGLPHDAR; this is encoded by the coding sequence ATCTCGATTCAACCCTCCCGACTGATGCAGCGACTTCCCGAACAATTCTTCGCCCAACTTACCGCGAAAGCAAAAAAGTTTATGGATGAGGGGTACGATGTGATCAACTTGGGCCAAGGCAACCCCGACCTTCCCACCCCTCCCCATATTGTGGAATCCCTCCGGGAAGCGGCATTAAATCCAAAACATCATCGCTACCCGCCATTTCGAGGTTTGCCGGAATTAAAGGAGGCCGTCGCCTTTTATTATGAATCAAGGCATGGGGTACAAATTAATCCGGAGCGGGAAGTGGCCATTCTTTTCGGAGCGAAAACGGGTTTGGTTGAAATAAGCCCCATTTTTCTAAACCCAGGCGACATCGCCCTCGTTCCGGATCCCGGATATCCCGACTACTGGTCCGGAATAGCCATGGCTGGAGGAACCATCTATCCCCTCCCTTTAGAAGAGAAGAACGGCTTCCTTCCCGATTTCTCCACGATCCCTACTGAAATCCTGGAGCGGACAAAACTTCTATTCCTCAATTACCCGAATAACCCCACCGGAGCCGTGGCTCCCCTCTCCCTATATGAAGAAGCGATTCGCCTTGCCAAAGAATATGAGTTCTTGGTACTCTCCGATTTTGCCTATGGGGAAATCGCCTTTGACGGTCACAAACCCATCAGCTTTCTTCAAGTTCCGGGGGCTAAGGAGGTGGGCATCGAGTTTTATACCCTTTCGAAAACGTATAACATGGCCGGATGGCGGGTAGGCTTTGCTCTAGGGAATCCGGCAGTGGTTCGGCTGATCGAAGAATTTCAGGATCATCTCTATGTCTCTCTGTTCGGAGCGGTTCAGGAAGCTGCCGTCACGGCCCTTACTTCCTCCCAGGCGTGCGTGGAAGATCTTCGCTCCATTTACCAATCCCGCCGCGACCTCCTCTTTGACTCCCTAAAAGAGATGGGCTGGCAAGCGCCGCTTACCCAGGGAACGTTCTTCGCCTGGATTCCGGTTCCCAAAGGTTTCACTTCCCTCTCCTTCGCCGATTACCTCTTGGAACGGGCCCATCTCGTGGCGGCCCCGGGAATCGGTTTCGGCTCCCACGGAGAAGGGTATGTACGGGTTGGCCTCCTTACGCCGGAGGAAAGATTGCTGGAGGCAATCGAAAGGATGAAGAGGCTTGGGCTTCCCCACGATGCCAGGTAA